The genomic region CGGGGCTGCTCTTCACCACCACCGCGACCACTGCCGGCGGCACCGCACTGCGGGAGGACCGGCGCCCCCAGCTCAACCAGCTCATCGAGGAACGCCGGGAGCAGGTAGTGGCTAGCGAGCGCCGAGCAGCCACGCTGCGCAACGAGGTCGAGGACCGTACGAACACACTTGCCGGCTCCGACGCCCCGATCCAGGCCCAGCAGACCCGCGCCCAGCGCAGCCTCCAGTCGGCCGGGTTCACCGCGCTCACCGGCACCGGCGTCACCGTCGAGCTGAACGACGCGCCCCAGCACAACGACGAGGCTCACTCCGACGCCAGCAACGACGACCTTGTGGTGCACCAGGGTGACGTACAGGCAGTGGTCAACGCGCTGTGGGCCGGCGGAGCGGAGGCCATGTCAATCATGAACGTCCGCGTGCTCGCCACCAGCGCGGTACGCTGCGTCGGTAACACCCTGCTGCTGCACGGGCGGGTGTACTCCCCACCGTTCAAGATCGTAGCAATCGGCGATCCCGCTGCCCTCCAGCAGGCCCTCGCCAGCTCTGAGGGAGTCCGGTTGTTCAAGGACGCGGTCGACGACTACCAGCTCGGCTACAAGGAGTCCGTCTCCACGGTGACGGTCCCGGCCTTCGAGGACTCCACCGCCCTGCGCTCGGCGACGGTGCCCCGGTGAGCGGCCCGGACGAGCGGCGCGACGGGCGACACCGCGACCAGGCCGACGAACCGACCGACTTTCTGCCCAAGGTCAACCGACCCGCGACTCCCGGCCGACCCGAGGCGACTCCCGACCGACCCGCGGCTCCCGGCCTCCCTGAGCCCACTCCCCGCCGCCCTGACGCGGCTGCCGGTCGACCTGGGCCGCCTCCCGCTCGGCCGAGTCCGGCCGGCAACTGGCCCGAACCGGTGCTGCCCACCCGCCCCGGCGCGACCCGTCCACCGGCCGCTCCCCGGCCGCCGAACGCCGGCCCGGCGGGCCCCTCGGACCGCCCCGCCGTAGCCGCACCGCCGCCCTGGCCCGGTGCCGCAGCGGCCAGCACCAGCCCGCACAGCGGGCCTACTGGCCCCGGCCCACGCGGCGCGCCCACCGGTCCCGGCCCGCATGGCGGGTCCACCGCGCCCGGCCCGCATGGCGGGTCCACCGCGCCCGGCCCGTACGGCGGATCCGGCCGTCCCACTGCCGGTGCTGACCGGCCGAGCGCTTCCGCCGACCCAGGGCCGGTCCGGCCGACAGGTCCCATCCGCCCGCCTGCACCGGGCGGCGCGCCGACCAGCCCGCCGGCCGCCAGCGGCCCGTCCGGCGTACCCACCGGGCCGGCTCCTGCCGGCGGCGGGCCGGCTCTATCCGGCGGCGGTCCGAGCCGGGCCGTGGGCGACGAGCCGACCGCGTACCTTCCGAAGGTCGGCCCCCGGTCCCCCCGCCCGACCGGGTCTCCGGGGAGCGCACCTCAGGCCGGGTCCGGTCGCGGCCCGGACCCCGCCGCCGACCCGGGCGCCACCGCGCTCATCCCCGCCGTGTCCGCAAGGCCCACGCCCCGGCCCCCGGCCATGGATTCCACGGCGCTGATGGGCGCGGTGCCCCGCACCCCGACCACCGACGACCCGGCCGGTACGGACGACGGCCCCGCCGAGCCGCCCCGCCCTCGCCGCGGCGAACGGGTGGTCCAGCTCCGGCCGCACCAGACCGGCGAGGGCTACAAGAGCGTCTACTCGGAACTCACCCGCCCGTCGCTCGGGTCCCGGATCCGTACCGGCATCCGGGTCACCGGCGAGGTGCTGATCACCTTCGGCCTCGTGGTGCTGCTCTTCGCCGGCTACGAGATCTGGGGCAAGTCGGCCATCGTCGACGCCCACCAGAACGACCTCAGCAACGAGCTCGCCCAGGTCTGGGCCCCTACCGACGACCCGACTGTCGCTCCGTCCGCCGGCCCGAGCGCCAAGCCGTCCCCTCCGGTCCGCGGCAAGCCGCTCGCCGGCCTCTACATCCCCAAGCTCGACAAGAGCTGGGTGGTGGTCGAAGGTGTCACCCAGGCCGACATCAGGTACGCCCCGGGCCACTACCCCGCCAGCGCGCTGCCCGGCCAGGTCGGCAACTTCTCCGTCGCCGGCCACCGCAACCGGGCCACGTTCTGGCGGCTGGACGAGCTGAACGAGGGCGACGCGATTGTCGTCGAGGGCAAGACCGAGTGGTACGTCTATCTGGTTTCGCAGTCCCGGATCGTCAAGCCGACGCAGGTCGAGGTGGTGGCTCCGGTGCCCGGCGATCCGGACAAGAAGCCGACCAAGCGGATGCTCACGCTCACCACCTGCAATCCGAAGTTCGACAACTACCAGCGCCTGATCGTCCACGCCGAACTGGACCGTACCCAACCCAAGACGGCGGGCCGTCCCGCCGAGCTGGGGGGCTGACCGATGTACGCGTTCATCTGGCGCAAGCTCCCCTTCGGCCTGGTCGGCAAGCTGACCGGCTCGGTGCTGCTGGTGGCCGCCACTGTGGCCCTGCTCTGGTTCGTGGCCTTCCCCTGGGCCGAGCCGCTGCTGCCCTTCGACGACGTGCAGGTCGAGTCCGGCGTGCCTGCGGAGACGGGCGGCGAGGACGCGGTGACCGGGGAGACCCCGGCCGGCGACGAGCACGACCTGCCGTACGACACCGAGCAGAACAATCCCGCGCCGTCCTCCCCGAGCAGGTGATCATGCGCGTCCTGGTGATCGACAACTACGACTCGTTCGTCTTCAACCTCGTGCAATATCTGGGCCAGCTCGGCGTGGACTGCGAGGTCCGCCGCAACGACGAGATCGACGTGGCCGAGGTCGGCCGGGTGGGCGCGGCGGGCATCCTGCTCTCACCCGGGCCGGGCAGCCCCGATCGCGCCGGCATCTGCCTTGACGTCATCCGGGAGTACGCGGGCGAGCTGCCGATCTTCGGCGTCTGCCTCGGTCACCAGGCCATCGGCGAGGCGTTCGGTGCGACAGTGACCCGGGCCCCCGAGCTGCTGCACGGCAAGACCTCCGACGTACGGCACCGGTCGGTTGGCGTGCTCGCCGGCCTGCCCGACCCGTTCACCGCCACCCGCTACCACTCGCTGGCCGTGCTGCCCGAGACGCTTCCCGACGAGCTTGAGGTCACCGGCTGGACGGGCTCCGGCGTGGTGATGGCGATGCGGCACCGCACACTGCCGATCGAGGGCGTGCAGTTCCACCCGGAGTCGGTGCTCACCGAGGGCGGTCACCTGATGCTCGCCAACTGGCTGGCCGGCTGCGGTCACCCGGAGGCGCTGGAACGGGCACCCGCGCTGGCCGCCGAGGTCGACGCCCGCCGCCTGGCGGCGTTCGCCACCACCTGAGAACCGCCGGAGTCGACTCGCGGGGCAGGTCAGGGCCGTAGTGCGTTCTGGACCGCCGGGTCCGCGGGCGAGCTGACCGCTGGCGCCCGGCCCCGGACCGCGTCCCACGCCGCCTTGCCACTGGCGAAGTAGTCCCGAACCGACTTCTCCGCGAGCAGGGCAGCGCCGCAGCCGTCGCAGCGGGCGGTCACGCCGTCGACGTCGAGGCCGATCTGCCGGCACAGCGTCACCGCTCGGGACAGGTGGTAGGACTGGGTGACGATAAGTGCCCGCTCGACGCCGTACACCTCGCGTGCTCGCAGGCAGCTGTCGTACGTGTCGAGGCCGAACGGGTCGGCCACCACGCGCTGCGGATCGACACCGAGCCCGGCGAGGTACGACGTCATCACCGCCGGCTCGTCACCCGAGGTGCCACCGCCGTCGCCCGACACGAGGACGACCTTGGCCCGCCCACTGGTCACCAGCGCCGCGGCGGTCTCCAGGCGGCCGGCGAGCCGGTCACCGGGACGTTGCCGATCAGCTGCCACGGCGGTGCCCAGGACGATCACCACGTCGGCGGCCGGCGCGTCGGCCTCCGAGTGCAGATGGCCGCGTGCGGCGAGCGTCGTCCACAGCCACGGAAGGCTGGCGAGCAGCAGCACGACGACGCCCAGGATGGCCGCGCGTCTGAGGCGTCGAGGCCAGCGGCGCACCGGCCCGGCCGCTGTCGCTTCTGAGTCGGTCATGCCGATGCCCAGGTGTGCCTAGTCCTGGGGAAGTCGGGTCGGCGGAGGCGGGAACGGCAGGCCGCCGCCGCCTCCGCTGCCAGGCGTGGTCGGCGTACCGGTCGGTGTGCCCGTCGGTGTGCCCGACGGCGTCGGGTCGGTCTCCGGTTCCGGCTGGCTCACCTTGATGGTCACCCTCGTGCCTGTCGGCTTCTTGTCCTTGGCGTTCGGGCTCTGGTCGGTGACCTTGCCGGCCTCAGCCGCCGGCACCTCCGGCCCGTTCTGGGAACTCACAGTGAAGCCCGCGTTGCGAAGGACGCGGGTGGCCTCGTTCTCGCTCAACCCGACCACGTCCGGCACCTCGCGGACCTTGCCGTTGGACACCGTCAGCGTCACCTGCGTGCCCTCGGGAACGCGCTGGCCCTCCGGCGGGTCGACGCTGAGGACCTCGTTCTGGGGCGCCTCGTTGTCCACCGTCTTGACCTCGTACTTGAGCTTCGCCTCGGTGAGCCGGGCGATCGCGCTCTCCCGCTTGCTGCCCTTGAGCCCCGCCGGAACCGCTACCTCGGGCTTGCCACCACAGACCTGGATCGTCACCGAGGCGTTCTGCTTCAGCCGACCGCCCGGCCCGGGGTCCTGTCGGACCACGCTGCCCTCCGTGCAGTCGCTGGCGAACACCGGATCGCCCACCACCGGCTGGAACCCGGCATTGCGGATCTCCGTGATCGCGGCTGTCTGACTCTTGCCAGTAAGGGTCGGCACCGGCTTCAGCGCCTCGTCCTGCTGCTGGCTCCAGAGCAGGGCCGCCACCAGGGCGATCACCGCCAGCACACCGACCGCGCTGAACAGGGCGATCAGCCAGGAGGACGCCTTGCGCTGACGCGGGTCGCCGACCCGGGCCGGGATCTGCCGGGTCTGCGCCCCGCCGCCGGCAGCCGGGTAGCCGCCTCCGCCGCCGGCCGGAGCCATCGCCACCGTCTCGGCCTCACGCAGCACCGGAGTGGCGAGCACCGGTCGACCGGCGGCGGCGCGCAGCAGGTCGGCCCGCATCTCCCCGGCACTCTGGTAACGGTTGAGCGGGTTCTTCGACAGCGCCTTGAGCACGATCGCGTCGACAGCCGGGTTGACGTCCGGGTTGATGTCGCTCGGCGTCGGCGGCGTCTCGCGTACGTGCTGGTAGGCGACGCTCACCGGGCTGTCACCGACGAACGGCGGGTGCCCGCATACCAGCTCGAAGAGCACGCAGCCGCCCGCATACACGTCGGAACGGGCGTCGACGGCCTCACCGCGCGCCTGCTCCGGGGAAAGGTACTGCGCCGTGCCGATGACCGCGCTTGTCTGCGTCATCGTGGTCGCGCCGCTGGCCAGAGCCCGGGCAATGCCGAAGTCCATCACCTTGACCTGGCCGGTCTGGGTGAGCATGACGTTGCCCGGTTTGATGTCCCGGTGGATGATGCCGTGCCGGTGGCTGAACTCCAGCGCCGCGCACATGTCGGCGCAGATCTCCAGCGCTCGACGTGGCTGAAGTCGCCCTTCGGCGCCGAGCACCTCCTTCAACGTCCGGCCGTTGACGAACTCCATGACGATGAACGGCAACGTCTCACCGGTCGGCGCGGTCTCCTCGCCGGTGTCGTAGACAGCCACGATCGCCGGGTGGTTGAGCGAGGCGGCATTCTGCGCCTCCCGACGGAACCGCATCTGGAACGTCGCGTCCCGGGCGAGGTCGGTTCGGAGCATCTTGATCGCGACGTCCCGACCGAGCCGGAGGTCGCGACCGCGGTGCACCTCGGCCATGCCGCCATAGCCGAGCAGCTCGCCGACCTGGTACCTGCCACCGAGCAGGCGGGCCTGCGCTGTCATCGCGTCTGTCGTCCTTCGCTCGTCGTCGTCCCGCCGTCGTCCGGCTGGATTCGTACCTCACGACGGTACGACGTCCGGGTCGCATCGTCGCGTCCGTCGAGCCCCAGCGCGCCGGCCGTCACGGTCTGTGAGGCCAGCGCGCCGGCGGCACCGTCCTGTGACTGCTTCCGCAGGCTGTAGGAAATCACGCCGGAGCAGATGAGGACCAGTACGGCCAGCAGGATGGCGAGGAGCACCATTCCGGGCCGCGACCGGTGGGAGTCCGGCCCGGGCTGCACCGGGCCGGCCTGGTGGACGTACGCCGGGGGGTGTTCCTGGCGGACCTGTGGCGGTGGCACCGCCGCGGCGCCACGGGGATAGCCGGCCGGGGCGGCCGGCGGTCGGGCGTAGGGAACGGCCGGCGCGACGGTGGTGGGGCGCAGTGGCTGGGCCGGCGGGACGGAGGTGGGGCGAAGCTGCTGGGCCGGCGGTACCGACATGGGGCGCGGCTGCTGAGCCGGCGGAACCGAATTCGGCCGCTGCCCGGCGGGCGCCGGGCGGTGCGGGGCACCTGGCGGGCGCATCTGGTGCGCCTGCGGCACCTGCGCGCGGCCGGGTGCGGCAGGTGAGGCCGGCGCTGCGGAGACCGGCCCGGGGTTGCCACCGGCCCGGGCCTGCTGGGAGAGCGCGGCCTTGAGCTGGCGGGCGACACCGGCGAGGGCTGCTGCGCTGGGCCACCGGGCAGCCGGATCCTTCGCCAACGCCCGTTCCACGACGGCCCGGACCTGCGGCGGGATGTCGGCGGGCAGCGGCCGGGGCGTCTCCCGGACGTGCCGCATGGCGATGTCGAGCGGGTTGTCGCCCTCGAACGGCCGCCGTCCGGCGAGGCACTGGTAGGCGACGACGCCGAGCGCGTACACGTCGGAGGCGGGGGTGGCAACGCCGCCGGTGGCCTGCTCCGGCGAGATGTACGAGGCGGTGCCGAGCACCGAGCCGGCGGCGGTGAGCTGGCCGACCATGTCGGAACGGGCGATGCCGAAGTCGGTGAGCACAAGTGTGCCGTTCGGCCGGACCAGCAGGTTGCCCGGCTTGACGTCGCGGTGCACGATGCCCTTCTCGTGCGCGGCGTGCAACGCGTCGGCGGCCTGCGCGACGAGGGCCATCGTCCGGGCCGGGGTGAGCCGACCGACCCGGCTCAGCGTGGACGACAGGGCGTCGCCCTCGACGTACTCCATGACCAGGAAGGCGATCTGCTGGTCGTTGCCGAAGTCGTAGACGTCCACCACGCCGGGGTGGTTGATGGTGGCCATCGTGCGGGCCTCACCGCGGAACCGCTCGGCGAAGTCCGGGTCGTCGAGCAGCGCGGGGAGCAGGCTCTTCACGGCGACCGTACGGCCGAGCACCTGGTCGGTGCCGCGCCACACGTCGCCCATGCCGCCGCTGGCGATCCGCTCGTCGAGACGGTAGCGGTTGCCGAGCTGGACGCCGGGGCTGAGCATGTCAGCGACCCCCGGGGTCGGCGATGGCGGCTCGCATTATCTGGCCGCCGATGCGTGCGGCCTCGGCGCTCCCGCCACTGCCGGCCTGCTCCAGCACCACACACACCGCGGAGACCGGGTTGCCGTTCTTGTCCAGGGCGAAGCCGATGAACCAACCGTGGTCGGGGCGGTCCGGGGCGGACTGGGCGGTGCCGGTCTTGCCACCGACGGTGTAGCCGTTGATGGCTGCCTTCCGGCCGGTGCCGTTCTGCACCACGCTGACCATCATCTCGCGCAGGTCGGTCGCGACCTGACCGCTGACCGGCTGGCGCAGCTCCCGGGGCTTGGCGGTGTAGTAGCTGGTGGTCCGGTCCGGAGCGAGCAACTGCCGGACCAGGTACGGCCGCATCTGGCTGCCGTTGTTGGCGACCGCGCTCGCGATCAGGGCGCCTTCCAGCGGGGTCATCCGGACGTTGTTCTGCCCGATCGAGGACTGGGCGAGCGCGGCCGGGTCGGTGCTGCCGTCGGGGTTCTGCATGTCCCCGGTCCGGCTGGCCGCCGTGGGCAGGCCGCCCTCGCCGAGGTGACCCACTGTGAGGTCTTCCTGCTCGAACCCGAACTGCCGCGCCTTCTCCTTCACGGTGTCGGCGCCGAGGCGCACCCCGAGCTGGGCGAAGCCGGTGTTGCAGGATTCGGTGACCGCGTCCATCAGGGTGACCTGCGACTCGGGGCAGATCGACGGAGCGGCGTTGCGGATCTGGCTGCCGGAGGTGGGCGGCGTGTAGCTCGACCCGGCCGGGATCTGGGTGGTCTTGGTGACGCCGTTCTCCAGGGCTGCGGCGGCGATCACGATCTTGAAGGTGGAGCCCGGCGGCAGCGTCTCGCCGAGCGCGCGGTTCTTCAGCGGACCCTCCGGGTCCTGCTCCAGCTTGTTGAACGCCGCGGTCGCCTCATTGGTGTTGTGGCTGACCAGCGGGTTCGGGTCGAAGCTTGGCATCGAGACCAGCGCCTGTACCGCCCCGGTACGCGGGTCGATGGCGATCGCCGCGCCCTTCTTCGCCCCCACCTGGTTGTTGCGCAGCTGGTCGTACGCCACGTCCTGCGCCCGCTTGGAGAGCGTGAGCAGGACGTTGCCACCACCGGTCTCGTCACCGGTGAACAGGTCCTTGAACCGGTCGCCGATCAACTGGTCGCTGGTGCCGGCCAGGAAGTCGTTCTCCACCTGCTCGATGCCCTTGTCGGCCAGGTTGACAGGCTTGTAGCCGAGCACGTGGGCGTACTTGGCACCGCCCGGGTAGGAGCGCTGGAACTTCAGCTTGCCGGTGGTCTCCTTGCTGGTGGCCAGCGCGGTGCCGCCGGCCTCGATGTTGCCGCGCTTGCGCTTGTAGTCGGCAACCTGGACCCGACCGTTGTAGTCGCTGGTGCGGTATTCATCGGCCTTGTACGCCTGGATCCAGTTGAGGTTCGCGAAGAGCAGGCCGAACAGGACAATGACGACGACGCCGACGCGGCGCAGGGGTGCGTTCACGGCTTGATCACCTCCGTGGGAGCACCGTGCAACTGCTCGGGCGGGCCACCCGTCGGTCGGGCCGCCTTGCCACCACCACCGGTCACCGGACGGCGTGCGCCGTCGGAGACCCGCAGCAGCACCGCGATGAGCAGCCAGTTGGCCATCAGCGACGAACCACCGGCGGACAGGAACGGCGTGGTCTGACCGGTGAGCGGGATGAGCTTGCTGATGCCGCCGACGATCACGAAGACCTGGAGGCCCAGGGTGAACGCGAGACCGCCGGCGAGCAGCTTGCCGAACGAGTCACGCACCGCGAGCGCGGCGCGCAGGCCCCGCTCCACGATCAGCAGGTAGACCACGAGCAGCGCGGAGAGGCCGAAGAGGCCGATCTCCTCACCGATGCCGGCGAAGATGAAGTCGTTCTGCACCTCGGGCAGGATGTCCGGTTGGCCGCCGCCCGGCCCGGCGCCGAACAGCCCGCCCGTGCCGAGGGCGAGCAGGCCCTGGACGAGTTGGTAGCCCTTGCCGTGCGGATCGGCGAACGGGTCCAGCCAGATCTCCGCGCGCACGTAGAAGTTGGCGAACGGCCCACCGACCGTCGAGCCGAGGATGTAGGCGAGGTAGGCGCCCCCGAAGAAGAGGATCAGACCGATCAGCAGCCAACTGACCCGTTCGGTGGCGATGTAGAGCGTCACCACGAACATGCCGAAGTAGAGCAGCGAGGTGCCGAGGTCCTTCTCGAAGACCAGCACCAGGACGCTGATCAGCCAGACCACCACGACCGGGCCGAGGTCGCGCCCGCGCGGGAAGTCGATGCCGAGAAAACGCCGGCTGGCCAGCGACAACACCTCGCGCTTGCGCACCAGGTAGTAGGCGAAGAAGACAAGCAGCGCCAGCTTGGCGAACTCGCCTGGCTGGATGGAGAAGCCACCGACCCGGATCCACAGCTTCGCGCCGTTGATCTCGGAGATGCTGCTGGGCAGCACCGCCGGGAGCATCACCAGCACGATGCCGGCAAGCCCCAGGGTGTACGCGTACCGGGAGATCGAACGGTGGTCGCGCATGATGGCCAGCAGGACGGCGGCGAGGATCACCGAGGCGAGCGTCCAGGCCAACTGCCGGCCGCCGATACCGGCGAAGGTGGCCAGGCCCTCCCGGTCGGCAGGTGCCGCCTCGCCCAGGTCGATCCGGCGCAGGAAGCCCACCCCGAGGCCGTTGAGCAGGGCCACCGCAGGCAGCAGCGCCGGGTCGGCGTACGGGGCGAGGAACCGGATCACCAGGTGCAGGCCGAGGAAGACCGCGCCGACTGCGGCAGCGGGCATCCAGAAGTCCGGGGTGACAGTGTCCAGCAGGTTCGCCTCGACGGTCGCCATGTACGCGGCCACGATCACCATGGCCAACAGCAGCAGGGACAGCTCGGCGTTGCGACGTGACCGGGCCAGGCGTACGCCGGAATCCCCGCCCGTGGTGGCGGGCGAGGGTGCCGGTGTGGCCGCTACGGTCACGGGTGGGGTCCTTGTGATCTCAGCCGACGCTCACTCAGGAGACCGGCAGCCGGCCGGGTCGAGCCCCGGCGCTGTCGAATCGGAGGGCGTGGCGTCGGATGGGGAGGTCAGATCGGTGGCCGCGAGGGTCGGGCTTGCGCTGACGACCCCGTTGGGGGTCACCGGCGCCCCGGCGCTGGGGCTGCCGTTCGGCTCCGGGGTGGTCCCGGGAAGGGCGGTTGTCGGCGAGGCCGACGGCGTGCCGCCCACCGCCGTCGGGTCGGGCGGGCAGATCGGCTTCAGGTTCGGGTTGGTCGGGGTGTCGCTCGTCAGCTCGGCGAGCTGACGTTCGGCGTCCGGCTCGCTCTTGGCCCGGATGCCCACCTTGACGGTGTCCTGAGCGGCGACGGTGAGGTCGTCCAGCCGGGTGCTGCTGGTGCGGTGCACGGTGGAGAGGTCAACTCCGGCGATCTGCCCCTGGATGCCCCGGAAGACAGCGACCTGCCCTTCGTCGGTGGCACCCACGTAGTACTGGCGCTGCGTGTACGTCCAGCCGGCGAAGAGACCACCGCCGATGATCACCAGGATGGCCAGCGCCATCGCGGTGGCCCGCACCGGTCGGTGCCTCCGCTGCTCCGGCTCGTCGTCCGAGGACGTCGGCTCCTCCGGCACAGCCGGGCGCGGCGCGGAGAGCGCCGAGGCCCGGGCGGCAGGGGTCGAGTTGTCGGCGGAGGTGGCCATGCCCCGGTCCCGGGCGGCGGCGCCGCCCACGATCGGGGTCGCCTCGACGATGTCGTGGTCGGTGGCGTCGGCGATGATCACAGTGATGTTGTCCGGGCCGCCACCGCGCAGGGCGAGCTGAACCAGGCGCTCGACGCACTGCTGCGGGTCGGTGTACTCCCGCAGGGAATCACCGATCGTCTCGGCGCTGACCACACCCGACAGGCCGTCGCTGCAGATCAGGTAACGGTCACCGGGCAGCACCTGACGCACCGAATATTCGGGGTCGATGTCCCGGCCGTCCAGGGCGCGGGTCAGCAGCGAACGCTGCGGGTGGCTGCTCGCCTCCTCGGCGCTGATCCGGCCCTCGTCGACGAGCATCTGGACGTACGTGTCGTCCTTGGTGATCTGGGAGAACTCACCGTTGCGCAGCAGATAGGCCCGCGAGTCGCCGATGTGGACCATCCCCAGCTTGCTGCCGGAGAAGAGGGTCGCCGTCAGCGTGGTGCCCATCCCCTCCAACTGCGGGTTGGCGTCCACCGTGTCGCGGAGCTGTTGGTTGGCGGTGCCCACGGCCGAACGCAACGCGTCGACGAGGGCGTCCCCTGGGACGTCCTCGTCGAGCGGCGCCATGGCACCGATGACGATGTTGCTGGCGACGTCACCGGCGGCCATACCGCCCATGCCGTCGGCAACGGCGAGTAGCCGCGGCCCGGCGTAGACGGAGTCTTGATTGCCGTCACGGATCAGACCGCGGTCGCTGTGGGCCGCATAGCGCAGGGTCAGAGTCATGGCCGTAATTCGAGGGAAGTGCGGCCGATCCGGATCGGCACGCCGAGGGGGACGGGGGTTGGTCCGGTGACCTTAGCGCGATCGAGGTATGTCCCGTTAGTCGAGCCGAGGTCCTCGACGAACCACTGCCCCTCGCGCGGCATGAGCCGGGCATGCCGCGCGGAGGCGTAGTCGTCGGTGATGACAAGCGTGGAATCCTCGGCCCGACCGATGGTGATCTGCGCTTCACCGAGGGTGATCCGGGTGCCGGCCAGTTGACCGGCGGTCACCACCAGTTGATGGGCCGCCCGCCCCCGCTTCACCTTTGCTGGTTTGGCCGCCTGCTGCCCCGTCGAGGCGCCGACCGCTCGTGGTGCCGCCACCAGGCGACCGGACCGGGCTCCCGCGAAGAGGTCCCGACGGATCACACCGACCACCGTGAACACGAAGATCCACAGGAGGATCAGGAACCCGAACCGGGCGACGGTGATGACCAGTGCCGGCAAGGCGGCTCAGCCGTCCACGCGGAAGGTCAGCGTCGTGGTGCCGAGCTGGACCATGTCACCAGGGTTCAGGGCGACGGCGGAAACCCGCTGCCCGTTGACCATGGTGCCGTTCGTGGAGCCCAGGTCGGTCAGCACGACCTGGCCGCCGTCGAAATCCAGCCGGGCGTGTCGCCGGGAGATGCCGACGTCGGGCAGGCGCAGGTTGGCCTGGTCACCGCGACCGATCACCGTCGACCCCATCTGGAGGGGGTAGGTGCGGCCGTCACCGGAGACCAGCCGCACGTTGCGGCCACCACCGTGCCCGGGCGGCGGGCCGTAGCCCCCACCCTGGTCGTACGCGGGGTAGGCGGGCGGACCGGCGTCGTAGCCGGGTGCCGACACCGGGGCGACCTCGCCACCGGTGTAGACCTCGGCGGTGACGCGGAACATTCCCGTGTCCAGCCCCTCGCCCCGCTCGATCTCGACGATCACGTCGCCGTAGACCGTCCAGGCCTGCTCGCCGATGAACTCCGCCTGCGACTGGGCCAGTTCCTGGGCCAGCGCGGCGGCGTACGGGGCCAGCCGACTGTGGTCGAACGGCGAGAGATCGATCACGTAGCGGTTGGGCACCAGCGTCCGCCCACCGGCGAGGATCGCCTTGTGCGCCTCAGCCTCCCGCTGCATGGCATTGAGGATCTCCACGGGGTGGACCACCCCTTTGAAGACCTTGGCGAAGGCCCCTTCGACCAGGCCTTCCAGACGCTTCTCGAAGCGTTGCAGCACGCTCACCGGCTCCTCCTCGGGTCCCGAGGACATGATGGTATCCGGCCGGCGCGCGCGCAGCTCACACGCCGCTCGGCCCGCCTGCTACCGGCCTGTTCGGAAGGGCCGGGACTGCCGTGCTACTCTTTCGTCCGCCACGAACGGTAACCGGTCGAGGCGAGCACCCGGAACAGCCTAGTATCTCCGGGGTCCTGTTGGAGACAGCGGGCTCAGGGCAGCTAGAGTGGTCCGGGTTGTGCCACGGGGATGTGGCGGAATGGCAGACGCGCACGGTTCAGGTCCGTGTGCCCGAAAGGGCGTGGGGGTTCAACTCCCCCCATCCCCACCAGAGACGAGGGCTCCGCGGAATGCGGGGCCCTTCCGT from Micromonospora profundi harbors:
- a CDS encoding DUF881 domain-containing protein; translation: MEYTSGGASWQKVLRRAVVGLLPRRQRQRRSGWSIGVPLIAAAAGLLFTTTATTAGGTALREDRRPQLNQLIEERREQVVASERRAATLRNEVEDRTNTLAGSDAPIQAQQTRAQRSLQSAGFTALTGTGVTVELNDAPQHNDEAHSDASNDDLVVHQGDVQAVVNALWAGGAEAMSIMNVRVLATSAVRCVGNTLLLHGRVYSPPFKIVAIGDPAALQQALASSEGVRLFKDAVDDYQLGYKESVSTVTVPAFEDSTALRSATVPR
- a CDS encoding class E sortase; protein product: MLPTRPGATRPPAAPRPPNAGPAGPSDRPAVAAPPPWPGAAAASTSPHSGPTGPGPRGAPTGPGPHGGSTAPGPHGGSTAPGPYGGSGRPTAGADRPSASADPGPVRPTGPIRPPAPGGAPTSPPAASGPSGVPTGPAPAGGGPALSGGGPSRAVGDEPTAYLPKVGPRSPRPTGSPGSAPQAGSGRGPDPAADPGATALIPAVSARPTPRPPAMDSTALMGAVPRTPTTDDPAGTDDGPAEPPRPRRGERVVQLRPHQTGEGYKSVYSELTRPSLGSRIRTGIRVTGEVLITFGLVVLLFAGYEIWGKSAIVDAHQNDLSNELAQVWAPTDDPTVAPSAGPSAKPSPPVRGKPLAGLYIPKLDKSWVVVEGVTQADIRYAPGHYPASALPGQVGNFSVAGHRNRATFWRLDELNEGDAIVVEGKTEWYVYLVSQSRIVKPTQVEVVAPVPGDPDKKPTKRMLTLTTCNPKFDNYQRLIVHAELDRTQPKTAGRPAELGG
- a CDS encoding aminodeoxychorismate/anthranilate synthase component II, whose product is MRVLVIDNYDSFVFNLVQYLGQLGVDCEVRRNDEIDVAEVGRVGAAGILLSPGPGSPDRAGICLDVIREYAGELPIFGVCLGHQAIGEAFGATVTRAPELLHGKTSDVRHRSVGVLAGLPDPFTATRYHSLAVLPETLPDELEVTGWTGSGVVMAMRHRTLPIEGVQFHPESVLTEGGHLMLANWLAGCGHPEALERAPALAAEVDARRLAAFATT
- a CDS encoding SanA/YdcF family protein, whose translation is MTDSEATAAGPVRRWPRRLRRAAILGVVVLLLASLPWLWTTLAARGHLHSEADAPAADVVIVLGTAVAADRQRPGDRLAGRLETAAALVTSGRAKVVLVSGDGGGTSGDEPAVMTSYLAGLGVDPQRVVADPFGLDTYDSCLRAREVYGVERALIVTQSYHLSRAVTLCRQIGLDVDGVTARCDGCGAALLAEKSVRDYFASGKAAWDAVRGRAPAVSSPADPAVQNALRP
- the pknB gene encoding Stk1 family PASTA domain-containing Ser/Thr kinase translates to MTAQARLLGGRYQVGELLGYGGMAEVHRGRDLRLGRDVAIKMLRTDLARDATFQMRFRREAQNAASLNHPAIVAVYDTGEETAPTGETLPFIVMEFVNGRTLKEVLGAEGRLQPRRALEICADMCAALEFSHRHGIIHRDIKPGNVMLTQTGQVKVMDFGIARALASGATTMTQTSAVIGTAQYLSPEQARGEAVDARSDVYAGGCVLFELVCGHPPFVGDSPVSVAYQHVRETPPTPSDINPDVNPAVDAIVLKALSKNPLNRYQSAGEMRADLLRAAAGRPVLATPVLREAETVAMAPAGGGGGYPAAGGGAQTRQIPARVGDPRQRKASSWLIALFSAVGVLAVIALVAALLWSQQQDEALKPVPTLTGKSQTAAITEIRNAGFQPVVGDPVFASDCTEGSVVRQDPGPGGRLKQNASVTIQVCGGKPEVAVPAGLKGSKRESAIARLTEAKLKYEVKTVDNEAPQNEVLSVDPPEGQRVPEGTQVTLTVSNGKVREVPDVVGLSENEATRVLRNAGFTVSSQNGPEVPAAEAGKVTDQSPNAKDKKPTGTRVTIKVSQPEPETDPTPSGTPTGTPTGTPTTPGSGGGGGLPFPPPPTRLPQD
- a CDS encoding serine/threonine-protein kinase — encoded protein: MLSPGVQLGNRYRLDERIASGGMGDVWRGTDQVLGRTVAVKSLLPALLDDPDFAERFRGEARTMATINHPGVVDVYDFGNDQQIAFLVMEYVEGDALSSTLSRVGRLTPARTMALVAQAADALHAAHEKGIVHRDVKPGNLLVRPNGTLVLTDFGIARSDMVGQLTAAGSVLGTASYISPEQATGGVATPASDVYALGVVAYQCLAGRRPFEGDNPLDIAMRHVRETPRPLPADIPPQVRAVVERALAKDPAARWPSAAALAGVARQLKAALSQQARAGGNPGPVSAAPASPAAPGRAQVPQAHQMRPPGAPHRPAPAGQRPNSVPPAQQPRPMSVPPAQQLRPTSVPPAQPLRPTTVAPAVPYARPPAAPAGYPRGAAAVPPPQVRQEHPPAYVHQAGPVQPGPDSHRSRPGMVLLAILLAVLVLICSGVISYSLRKQSQDGAAGALASQTVTAGALGLDGRDDATRTSYRREVRIQPDDGGTTTSEGRQTR